One part of the Esox lucius isolate fEsoLuc1 chromosome 10, fEsoLuc1.pri, whole genome shotgun sequence genome encodes these proteins:
- the tnfa gene encoding tumor necrosis factor a (TNF superfamily, member 2), translating into METHNSSVMLDMDSGLVYRPTTVTLEREKSTRTNKWTLVGAVLAMSLCVAAALFFTFCAKNQDHIEETNEIQHTLRQLSGSGKDAIHLEGDYNAHGTYNTSVEWYDGVDQAFQQGDIKLENNGIVIPRNGLYFVYSQVSFRVSCQHKARSESELIHISHRVSRLTSAIGDQYNMDWRPLLHSLRTVCRTSAGSEGKWYSAVYMGAVFSLEKDDRLQTFTDNRILPQLESGPGKNVFGVFAL; encoded by the exons ATGGAAACCCACAACAGCTCAGTGATGTTGGACATGGACAGCGGACTGGTGTACCGACCCACAACCGTGACCCTGGAACGAGAGAAGTCCACTCGCACCAACAAGTGGACGCTAGTTGGCGCTGTGCTGgccatgtctctctgtgtcgcgGCGGCCCTTTTCTTTACGTTCTGCGCCAAG AATCAAGACCACATCGAGGAAACCAACG AAATTCAGCATACGTTGAGACAACTTTCTGGGAGTGGAAAGGATGCTATTCATTTAGAAG gtGATTACAACGCTCACGGAACATACAATACCTCAGTGGAGTGGTATGACGGAGTAGATCAGGCCTTCCAACAGGGGGATATTAAGCTAGAAAACAATGGGATAGTGATCCCCCGGAATGGCCTGTACTTCGTCTACAGCCAGGTGTCGTTCCGAGTTAGCTGCCAGCACAAGGCCCGCTCCGAGTCCGAGCTGATCCACATCAGTCACAGGGTCAGCCGCTTGACCTCGGCCATCGGGGACCAATACAACATGGACTGGCGTCCCCTGCTGCACTCTCTGCGTACCGTGTGCAGGACATCTGCCGGGTCCGAGGGGAAGTGGTACAGCGCTGTGTACATGGGAGCCGTCTTCAGCCTGGAGAAAGACGACCGACTCCAGACGTTCACAGACAACAGAATCCTCCCGCAGCTGGAGAGCGGCCCCGGGAAGAACGTCTTCGGTGTGTTTGCCTTGTAA